One stretch of Gadus macrocephalus chromosome 12, ASM3116895v1 DNA includes these proteins:
- the lrrc7 gene encoding leucine-rich repeat-containing protein 7 isoform X3 gives MDHYSTLQLQCLEMTTKRKLIGRLVPCRCFRGEEEVISVLDYSHCSLQQVPKEIFSFERTLEELYLDANQIEELPKQLFNCQALKKLSMPDNDLSNLPPSIASLVNLKELDISKNGIQEFPDNIKCCKGLSVVEASVNPIAKLPEGFTQLLNLTQLFLNDAFLEYLPANFGRLSKLRILELRENHLKTMPKSIHRLSQLERLDLGSNEFSEMPEVLEQIHNLKELWMDNNSLQSIPGSLGKLRQLRYLDLAKNRIETLDTDISGCENLEDLLLSSNMLQHLPDSIGMLKKMTTLKVDDNQLTSLPNTIGSVKAKHGLSLLEELDVSCNELESLPSSIGYLHNLRTFAADENFLTELPREIGNCRNVTVMSLRSNKLEFLPDEIGQMTKLRVLNLSDNRLRNLPFTFTKLKDLAALWLSDNQSKALIPLQTEAHPETKQRVLTNYMFPQQPRHDEDYQSDSDSFNPALWEEQRQQRMTVAFDFEEKKEEEDNSGKVEINLKRYPTPYPEDLKNMVKSVQSLVGKNVHGGHVHQHQHQLSTGTATSAGTNIEHTHLSQEPYDPPWPLPPKEVTDRDMQDFSQTQLMDQGSIHNSGIDIPKRKDKEELTESSEDSMGGSPNDIRISDMRPTLVEPPMYKPKVVLLGKDKKESTDEEVDKMHCLNHSGSSATYSDYSPSQGSSGSSNPPGGTHPHPHPHALSHAHAHAQAHTRSHTPTLPTPGKEQAPQTHWTNRLAQSFPKPIDSKPLLSQRETPPSGTLQQHGDRRPLSEPFDWSEAPHYDNTGFDAEESPMDSQTPAGSHGNPPLGSKPRSQSAHGRRPLLRQERIVGVPLELDTQTLPFHSNQRSNPDSNPPPPAPPPPQNPWQNWTRTPSPFEDRTAFPSKLDLTPSSSPNPDRKELESRLEQAGASPLPGNWSYHDNQEQNRKEQLSVGGGNKVTVVMSKSSERLSPMMKEMRSKFKKSQSIDEIDMGSYKVYSIPMDSYSSSIEQQASLERPDLHGSMEQSNMSRSQSAPMLDDEMGFSGNASSNHNHSQQGGGQKPAIPHKAYHFDHNYNPQQVTMDRRAPPPFPTTPDYANHSGKALEYMNQPGKTLPKDMVSPRYRGYPPLEMFSFPQPPINQEGPPPQQQQQQQQQQQQQQQQQQPIPSQRSRPGFLRRADSLVSSTELALFRRVHEAQQEALQESQYRQQAEPPHYGRSLAYSTLMDHSSALANMAESQGQLMHNKRNGRYDDDYSAYQEQKKPMIGYPTKSLTQRRPLSARSYSTETYGASQARPVSARPTMAALLEKMPPDYTLATCPEKPSEDTIKVRPGPQPKPGDITSKMPADWRQQLLRHIEAKRMDRSGVLKHNTLTLGMLCQGGVHAQGRSSTLNFNLYNNIKHAPPAGQWLPLPPPPSATATPQQGAMLDNDQEGGTASSQWALYSLGRRDVPPDNVMKKNVHAHNPSHQQHNTMMVTSSSGSSATPPHRGMGQQGYEGGAINKGGQYQQGMVMAISPSGGGGQYQALPLALTSPSQPYPGGGVSMSMTPSGNQPQYASHPPSLPATNPQYHSNHGNHGNHGNHGNHGNQGMVHSGQAGMGTHTNPRPQSARCLLQTKGQKSIDGFQDQMCVRIEKNPGLGFSISGGISGQGNPFKPSDMGIFVTRVQPDGPASASLRPGDKILQANGHSFLHMEHETAVSLLKSFRWAVDLVVLRDSSTC, from the exons caactgtTCAACTGCCAGGCCCTGAAGAAGCTCAGCATGCCTGACAATGACCTGTCCAACCTGCCCCCCTCCATCGCAAGCCTGGTCAACCTCAAAGAGCTGGACATCAGTAAAAATG gtatcCAGGAGTTCCCAGACAATATCAAGTGTTGTAAAGGCCTGTCTGTGGTTGAGGCCAGCGTCAACCCAATTGCCAA ACTCCCAGAGGGGTTCACCCAGCTCCTGAATCTGACCCAGCTCTTCCTCAACGATGCCTTTCTGGAGTATCTCCCTGCTAATTTTGGAAG aCTCTCCAAGCTACGGATCCTGGAGCTACGAGAAAACCATCTAAAAACAATGCCAAA GTCCATCCACAGACTGTCCCAGCTGGAACGGCTGGATCTGGGGAGCAACGAGTTCTCTGAGATG CCAGAGGTATTGGAACAGATCCATAACCTGAAGGAACTGTGGATGGACAATAATTCTCTACAGTCAATACCAGGG TCACTAGGTAAATTGCGGCAGCTTCGCTACTTGGACTTGGCCAAGAACCGCATCGAGACGTTAGACACAGACATCTCAGGCTGTGAGAACCTCGAAGACCTCCTACTGTCCTCCAATATGCTGCAGCACCTCCCGGACTCTATag gAATGTTGAAGAAAATGACGACACTGAAGGTAGACGACAACCAGCTGACCTCACTGCCTAACACCATCGggag TGTGAAGGCCAAGCATGG tctGTCTCTGCTGGAGGAGTTGGACGTCAGCTGTAACGAGCTGGAATCGCTGCCCTCGTCCATCGGGTACCTGCACAACCTGAGAACCTTCGCCGCCGACGAGAACTTCCTCACGGAGCTGcccagagag ATCGGTAACTGTAGAAATGTCACCGTGATGTCGCTACGGTCGAACAAACTGGAGTTCCTGCCCGATGAGATCGGACAGATGACCAAACTACGGGTTCTCAACCTCAGCGATAACAG gttaaGGAATCTGCCCTTTACCTTCACTAAGTTGAAGGACCTAGCAGCTTTATGGCTCTCTGACAATCAG tcCAAGGCCCTGATCCCCCTCCAGACGGAGGCCCACCCAGAAACCAAGCAGAGGGTCCTGACGAACTACATGTTCCCCCAGCAGCCTCGCCATGATGAGG ACTACCAGTCGGACAGCGACAGCTTCAACCCGGCTCTGTGGGAGGAGCAGCGGCAGCAGAGGATGACGGTCGCCTTCGACtttgaggagaagaaggaggaggaggacaactcTGGGAAG GTGGAGATCAACCTGAAGCGTTACCCCACCCCGTACCCCGAGGACCTGAAGAACATGGTCAAGTCGGTGCAAAGCCTTGTGGGTAAGAACGTGCACGGCGGCCACgtgcaccagcaccagcaccagctcaGCACGGGCACCGCCACCTCGGCCGGCACCaacatagaacacacacacctgagccaGGAGCCCTACGACCCCCCCTGGCCGCTCCCCCCCAAAGAG gttACAGACAGAGACATGCAGGACTTCTCTCAGACCCAGCTAATGGATCAGGGATCGATCCATAACTCTGGAATCGATATTCCTAAAAGGAAGGACAAGGAGGAGCTCACAGAGAGCTCCGAG gactcCATGGGTGGATCTCCAAACGACATCCGTATCTCTGACATGAGACCCACCCTGGTAGAGCCCCCGATGTACAAACCCAAAGTGGTGCTTCTGGGCAAGGACAAGAAAG AGTCGACTGACGAGGAGGTGGACAAGATGCACTGCCTGAACCACAGCGGTTCCTCGGCCACCTACTCGGACTACTCCCCGTCGCAGGGCTCCTCGGGGTCCTCCAACCCCCCCGGGGGCacgcacccccacccccacccccacgcgctctcacacgcacacgcgcacgcgcaggcacacacgcgcTCGCACACGCCCACCCTGCCGACGCCCGGCAAGGAGCAGGCGCCACAGACCCACTGGACCAAcag ATTGGCTCAGTCCTTCCCCAAGCCCATTGACTCCAAGCCCCTGCTTTCTCAAAGGGAAACCCCTCCATCAGGCACCTTGCAGCAGCACGGAGACCGACGCCCACTCAGCGAGCCCTTTGATTGGTCAGAAGCGCCGCACTACGACAACACAGGTTTCGATGCCGAAGAATCTCCCATGGATTCCCAGACCCCCGCCGGTAGCCACGGTAACCCCCCGCTGGGCTCCAAACCCCGCAGCCAATCGGCACACGGTCGCCGCCCCCTCCTGCGGCAGGAGCGAATCGTGGGGGTTCCTTTGGAGCTGGACACCCAGACCCTCCCCTTCCACAGCAACCAGCGCTCCAACCCCGACAGcaaccccccgcccccggcccccccgcccccccagaaCCCCTGGCAGAACTGGACCCGCACGCCCAGCCCCTTCGAGGACCGGACCGCCTTCCCCTCCAAGCTGGACCTCACGCCCTCGTCCAGCCCCAACCCCGACCGCAAGGAGCTGGAGTCCAG GCTGGAGCAGGCAGGGGCCAGCCCACTGCCTGGCAACTGgagttaccatgacaaccaggAGCAGAACAGGAAGGAGCAGCTGAGTGTCGGCGGGGGCAACAAGGTAACGGTGGTGATGAGCAAGAGCTCGGAGCGCCTGTCGCCCATGATGAAGGAGATGCGCTCCAAGTTCAAGAAGTCCCAGAGCATCGACGAGATCGACATGGGCTCCTACAAGGTCTACAG CATTCCCATGGACAGCTACAGCTCGTCCATCGAGCAGCAGGCCAGCCTGGAGCGGCCGGACCTTCACGGCTCCATGGAGCAGAGCAACATGTCGCGCTCCCAGTCCGCCCCCATGCTGGACGACGAGATGGGCTTCAGCGGGAACGCCTCCAGCAACCACAACCACAGCCAGCAGGGCGGCGGCCAGAAGCCCGCCATCCCCCACAAGGCGTACCACTTCGACCACAACTACAACCCCCAG CAGGTGACCATGGACCGCAGGGCTCCGCCCCCTTTCCCGACCACGCCCGACTACGCCAACCACTCAGGGAAGGCCCTGGAGTACATGAACCAGCCGGGCAAGACCCTCCCCAAAGACATGGTGAGCCCCCGTTACCGCGGCTACCCGCCTCTGGAGATGTTCTCCTTCCCCCAGCCGCCAATCAACCAGGAGGGCCcgcccccccagcagcagcagcagcagcagcagcagcagcagcagcagcagcagcagcagcagccaatcCCGTCGCAGCGCTCCCGGCCGGGGTTCCTGCGGCGGGCCGACTCCCTGGTGAGCTCCACGGAGCTGGCCCTGTTCCGCAGGGTCCACGAGGCCCAGCAGGAGGCGCTGCAGGAGTCCCAGTACCGGCAGCAG gccgAGCCCCCCCACTACGGTCGCTCCCTGGCCTACTCCACCCTCATGGACCACTCCTCTGCCCTCGCCAACATGGCCGAGAGCCAGGGCCAGCTCATGCACAACAAGAGGAACGGTCGCTACGACGACGACTACTCTGCGTACCAGGAGCAGAAGAAGCCCATGATTGGCTACCCGACCAAGAGCCTGACTCAGCGTCGCCCCCTGTCGGCCAGGAGCTACAGCACAGAGACCTACGGCGCTTCCCAG GCGCGTCCGGTCTCCGCACGGCCCACCATGGCCGCCCTGCTGGAGAAGATGCCCCCCGACTACACGCTGGCCACCTGCCCCGAGAAGCCCTCCGAGGACACCATCAAGGTGCGGCCCGGGCCGCAGCCCAAGCCCGGTGACATCACCTCCAAGATGCCCGCCGACTGGAGGCAGCAGCTGCTCCGACACATCGAAGCCAAGAGGATGGACCGG AGTGGTGTCCTAAAGCACAACACGCTCACCCTGGGCATGCTCTGTCAGGGCGGGGTTCACGCCCAGGGCCGCAGCAGCACTTTGAACTTTAACCTTTacaataacattaagcatgcgccccctgctggccagtGGCTGCCACTACCGCCTCCTCCATCCGCTACCGCT aCGCCTCAGCAGGGTGCCATGCTGGACAACGACCAGGAGGGGGGGACAGCGAGCAGCCAGTGGGCTCTCTACTCCCTCGGCAGGCGGGACGTGCCGCCTGATAACGTCATGAAGAAG aATGTCCACGCCCACAACCCCTCCCACCAGCAGCACAACACCATGATGGTCACCTCCTCTTCCGGCTcctcggccacgccccctcaCCGCGGGATGGGCCAGCAGGGCTACGAGGGCGGGGCCATCAACAAGGGCGGCCAGTACCAGCAGGGGATGGTCATGGCCATCTCGCCCTCTGGGGGCGGGGGCCAATACCAAG CCCTGCCCCTCGCACTGACCTCTCCCAGCCAGCCCTACCCCGGCGGGGGGGTGTCCATGTCCATGACCCCCTCCGGCAACCAGCCCCAGTACGCCTCGCACCCGCCCTCCCTGCCGGCCACCAACCCCCAGTACCACAGTAACCACGGCAACCACGGCAACCACGGCAACCACGGCAACCACGGCAACCAGGGCATGGTCCACAGCGGACAGGCGGGCATGGGGACCCACACCAACCCGCGGCCCCAGAGCGCGCGCTGCCTCCTGCAGACCAAAGGGCAGAAGAGCATCGACGGCTTCCAGGACCAG atGTGCGTGCGGATAGAGAAGAACCCCGGTCTGGGTTTCAGTATCTCGGGGGGCATCAGCGGGCAGGGGAACCCCTTCAAGCCCTCCGACATG GGTATCTTTGTTACTAGGGTACAGCCTGACGGACCAGCCTCTGCCTCCCTGCGGCCGGGGGACAAGATCCTGCAG GCTAATGGACATAGTTTTTTACACATGGAGCACGAGACAGCCGTCTCTCTGCTGAAGAGCTTCCGGTGGGCGGTGGACTTGGTGGTTCTGAGGGACAGCAGCACATGCTAA
- the lrrc7 gene encoding leucine-rich repeat-containing protein 7 isoform X4, translated as MDHYSTLQLQCLEMTTKRKLIGRLVPCRCFRGEEEVISVLDYSHCSLQQVPKEIFSFERTLEELYLDANQIEELPKQLFNCQALKKLSMPDNDLSNLPPSIASLVNLKELDISKNGIQEFPDNIKCCKGLSVVEASVNPIAKLPEGFTQLLNLTQLFLNDAFLEYLPANFGRLSKLRILELRENHLKTMPKSIHRLSQLERLDLGSNEFSEMPEVLEQIHNLKELWMDNNSLQSIPGSLGKLRQLRYLDLAKNRIETLDTDISGCENLEDLLLSSNMLQHLPDSIGMLKKMTTLKVDDNQLTSLPNTIGSLSLLEELDVSCNELESLPSSIGYLHNLRTFAADENFLTELPREIGNCRNVTVMSLRSNKLEFLPDEIGQMTKLRVLNLSDNRLRNLPFTFTKLKDLAALWLSDNQSKALIPLQTEAHPETKQRVLTNYMFPQQPRHDEDYQSDSDSFNPALWEEQRQQRMTVAFDFEEKKEEEDNSGKVKVEINLKRYPTPYPEDLKNMVKSVQSLVGKNVHGGHVHQHQHQLSTGTATSAGTNIEHTHLSQEPYDPPWPLPPKEVTDRDMQDFSQTQLMDQGSIHNSGIDIPKRKDKEELTESSEDSMGGSPNDIRISDMRPTLVEPPMYKPKVVLLGKDKKESTDEEVDKMHCLNHSGSSATYSDYSPSQGSSGSSNPPGGTHPHPHPHALSHAHAHAQAHTRSHTPTLPTPGKEQAPQTHWTNRLAQSFPKPIDSKPLLSQRETPPSGTLQQHGDRRPLSEPFDWSEAPHYDNTGFDAEESPMDSQTPAGSHGNPPLGSKPRSQSAHGRRPLLRQERIVGVPLELDTQTLPFHSNQRSNPDSNPPPPAPPPPQNPWQNWTRTPSPFEDRTAFPSKLDLTPSSSPNPDRKELESRLEQAGASPLPGNWSYHDNQEQNRKEQLSVGGGNKVTVVMSKSSERLSPMMKEMRSKFKKSQSIDEIDMGSYKVYSIPMDSYSSSIEQQASLERPDLHGSMEQSNMSRSQSAPMLDDEMGFSGNASSNHNHSQQGGGQKPAIPHKAYHFDHNYNPQQVTMDRRAPPPFPTTPDYANHSGKALEYMNQPGKTLPKDMVSPRYRGYPPLEMFSFPQPPINQEGPPPQQQQQQQQQQQQQQQQQQPIPSQRSRPGFLRRADSLVSSTELALFRRVHEAQQEALQESQYRQQAEPPHYGRSLAYSTLMDHSSALANMAESQGQLMHNKRNGRYDDDYSAYQEQKKPMIGYPTKSLTQRRPLSARSYSTETYGASQARPVSARPTMAALLEKMPPDYTLATCPEKPSEDTIKVRPGPQPKPGDITSKMPADWRQQLLRHIEAKRMDRSGVLKHNTLTLGMLCQGGVHAQGRSSTLNFNLYNNIKHAPPAGQWLPLPPPPSATATPQQGAMLDNDQEGGTASSQWALYSLGRRDVPPDNVMKKNVHAHNPSHQQHNTMMVTSSSGSSATPPHRGMGQQGYEGGAINKGGQYQQGMVMAISPSGGGGQYQALPLALTSPSQPYPGGGVSMSMTPSGNQPQYASHPPSLPATNPQYHSNHGNHGNHGNHGNHGNQGMVHSGQAGMGTHTNPRPQSARCLLQTKGQKSIDGFQDQMCVRIEKNPGLGFSISGGISGQGNPFKPSDMGIFVTRVQPDGPASASLRPGDKILQANGHSFLHMEHETAVSLLKSFRWAVDLVVLRDSSTC; from the exons caactgtTCAACTGCCAGGCCCTGAAGAAGCTCAGCATGCCTGACAATGACCTGTCCAACCTGCCCCCCTCCATCGCAAGCCTGGTCAACCTCAAAGAGCTGGACATCAGTAAAAATG gtatcCAGGAGTTCCCAGACAATATCAAGTGTTGTAAAGGCCTGTCTGTGGTTGAGGCCAGCGTCAACCCAATTGCCAA ACTCCCAGAGGGGTTCACCCAGCTCCTGAATCTGACCCAGCTCTTCCTCAACGATGCCTTTCTGGAGTATCTCCCTGCTAATTTTGGAAG aCTCTCCAAGCTACGGATCCTGGAGCTACGAGAAAACCATCTAAAAACAATGCCAAA GTCCATCCACAGACTGTCCCAGCTGGAACGGCTGGATCTGGGGAGCAACGAGTTCTCTGAGATG CCAGAGGTATTGGAACAGATCCATAACCTGAAGGAACTGTGGATGGACAATAATTCTCTACAGTCAATACCAGGG TCACTAGGTAAATTGCGGCAGCTTCGCTACTTGGACTTGGCCAAGAACCGCATCGAGACGTTAGACACAGACATCTCAGGCTGTGAGAACCTCGAAGACCTCCTACTGTCCTCCAATATGCTGCAGCACCTCCCGGACTCTATag gAATGTTGAAGAAAATGACGACACTGAAGGTAGACGACAACCAGCTGACCTCACTGCCTAACACCATCGggag tctGTCTCTGCTGGAGGAGTTGGACGTCAGCTGTAACGAGCTGGAATCGCTGCCCTCGTCCATCGGGTACCTGCACAACCTGAGAACCTTCGCCGCCGACGAGAACTTCCTCACGGAGCTGcccagagag ATCGGTAACTGTAGAAATGTCACCGTGATGTCGCTACGGTCGAACAAACTGGAGTTCCTGCCCGATGAGATCGGACAGATGACCAAACTACGGGTTCTCAACCTCAGCGATAACAG gttaaGGAATCTGCCCTTTACCTTCACTAAGTTGAAGGACCTAGCAGCTTTATGGCTCTCTGACAATCAG tcCAAGGCCCTGATCCCCCTCCAGACGGAGGCCCACCCAGAAACCAAGCAGAGGGTCCTGACGAACTACATGTTCCCCCAGCAGCCTCGCCATGATGAGG ACTACCAGTCGGACAGCGACAGCTTCAACCCGGCTCTGTGGGAGGAGCAGCGGCAGCAGAGGATGACGGTCGCCTTCGACtttgaggagaagaaggaggaggaggacaactcTGGGAAGGTCAAG GTGGAGATCAACCTGAAGCGTTACCCCACCCCGTACCCCGAGGACCTGAAGAACATGGTCAAGTCGGTGCAAAGCCTTGTGGGTAAGAACGTGCACGGCGGCCACgtgcaccagcaccagcaccagctcaGCACGGGCACCGCCACCTCGGCCGGCACCaacatagaacacacacacctgagccaGGAGCCCTACGACCCCCCCTGGCCGCTCCCCCCCAAAGAG gttACAGACAGAGACATGCAGGACTTCTCTCAGACCCAGCTAATGGATCAGGGATCGATCCATAACTCTGGAATCGATATTCCTAAAAGGAAGGACAAGGAGGAGCTCACAGAGAGCTCCGAG gactcCATGGGTGGATCTCCAAACGACATCCGTATCTCTGACATGAGACCCACCCTGGTAGAGCCCCCGATGTACAAACCCAAAGTGGTGCTTCTGGGCAAGGACAAGAAAG AGTCGACTGACGAGGAGGTGGACAAGATGCACTGCCTGAACCACAGCGGTTCCTCGGCCACCTACTCGGACTACTCCCCGTCGCAGGGCTCCTCGGGGTCCTCCAACCCCCCCGGGGGCacgcacccccacccccacccccacgcgctctcacacgcacacgcgcacgcgcaggcacacacgcgcTCGCACACGCCCACCCTGCCGACGCCCGGCAAGGAGCAGGCGCCACAGACCCACTGGACCAAcag ATTGGCTCAGTCCTTCCCCAAGCCCATTGACTCCAAGCCCCTGCTTTCTCAAAGGGAAACCCCTCCATCAGGCACCTTGCAGCAGCACGGAGACCGACGCCCACTCAGCGAGCCCTTTGATTGGTCAGAAGCGCCGCACTACGACAACACAGGTTTCGATGCCGAAGAATCTCCCATGGATTCCCAGACCCCCGCCGGTAGCCACGGTAACCCCCCGCTGGGCTCCAAACCCCGCAGCCAATCGGCACACGGTCGCCGCCCCCTCCTGCGGCAGGAGCGAATCGTGGGGGTTCCTTTGGAGCTGGACACCCAGACCCTCCCCTTCCACAGCAACCAGCGCTCCAACCCCGACAGcaaccccccgcccccggcccccccgcccccccagaaCCCCTGGCAGAACTGGACCCGCACGCCCAGCCCCTTCGAGGACCGGACCGCCTTCCCCTCCAAGCTGGACCTCACGCCCTCGTCCAGCCCCAACCCCGACCGCAAGGAGCTGGAGTCCAG GCTGGAGCAGGCAGGGGCCAGCCCACTGCCTGGCAACTGgagttaccatgacaaccaggAGCAGAACAGGAAGGAGCAGCTGAGTGTCGGCGGGGGCAACAAGGTAACGGTGGTGATGAGCAAGAGCTCGGAGCGCCTGTCGCCCATGATGAAGGAGATGCGCTCCAAGTTCAAGAAGTCCCAGAGCATCGACGAGATCGACATGGGCTCCTACAAGGTCTACAG CATTCCCATGGACAGCTACAGCTCGTCCATCGAGCAGCAGGCCAGCCTGGAGCGGCCGGACCTTCACGGCTCCATGGAGCAGAGCAACATGTCGCGCTCCCAGTCCGCCCCCATGCTGGACGACGAGATGGGCTTCAGCGGGAACGCCTCCAGCAACCACAACCACAGCCAGCAGGGCGGCGGCCAGAAGCCCGCCATCCCCCACAAGGCGTACCACTTCGACCACAACTACAACCCCCAG CAGGTGACCATGGACCGCAGGGCTCCGCCCCCTTTCCCGACCACGCCCGACTACGCCAACCACTCAGGGAAGGCCCTGGAGTACATGAACCAGCCGGGCAAGACCCTCCCCAAAGACATGGTGAGCCCCCGTTACCGCGGCTACCCGCCTCTGGAGATGTTCTCCTTCCCCCAGCCGCCAATCAACCAGGAGGGCCcgcccccccagcagcagcagcagcagcagcagcagcagcagcagcagcagcagcagcagcagccaatcCCGTCGCAGCGCTCCCGGCCGGGGTTCCTGCGGCGGGCCGACTCCCTGGTGAGCTCCACGGAGCTGGCCCTGTTCCGCAGGGTCCACGAGGCCCAGCAGGAGGCGCTGCAGGAGTCCCAGTACCGGCAGCAG gccgAGCCCCCCCACTACGGTCGCTCCCTGGCCTACTCCACCCTCATGGACCACTCCTCTGCCCTCGCCAACATGGCCGAGAGCCAGGGCCAGCTCATGCACAACAAGAGGAACGGTCGCTACGACGACGACTACTCTGCGTACCAGGAGCAGAAGAAGCCCATGATTGGCTACCCGACCAAGAGCCTGACTCAGCGTCGCCCCCTGTCGGCCAGGAGCTACAGCACAGAGACCTACGGCGCTTCCCAG GCGCGTCCGGTCTCCGCACGGCCCACCATGGCCGCCCTGCTGGAGAAGATGCCCCCCGACTACACGCTGGCCACCTGCCCCGAGAAGCCCTCCGAGGACACCATCAAGGTGCGGCCCGGGCCGCAGCCCAAGCCCGGTGACATCACCTCCAAGATGCCCGCCGACTGGAGGCAGCAGCTGCTCCGACACATCGAAGCCAAGAGGATGGACCGG AGTGGTGTCCTAAAGCACAACACGCTCACCCTGGGCATGCTCTGTCAGGGCGGGGTTCACGCCCAGGGCCGCAGCAGCACTTTGAACTTTAACCTTTacaataacattaagcatgcgccccctgctggccagtGGCTGCCACTACCGCCTCCTCCATCCGCTACCGCT aCGCCTCAGCAGGGTGCCATGCTGGACAACGACCAGGAGGGGGGGACAGCGAGCAGCCAGTGGGCTCTCTACTCCCTCGGCAGGCGGGACGTGCCGCCTGATAACGTCATGAAGAAG aATGTCCACGCCCACAACCCCTCCCACCAGCAGCACAACACCATGATGGTCACCTCCTCTTCCGGCTcctcggccacgccccctcaCCGCGGGATGGGCCAGCAGGGCTACGAGGGCGGGGCCATCAACAAGGGCGGCCAGTACCAGCAGGGGATGGTCATGGCCATCTCGCCCTCTGGGGGCGGGGGCCAATACCAAG CCCTGCCCCTCGCACTGACCTCTCCCAGCCAGCCCTACCCCGGCGGGGGGGTGTCCATGTCCATGACCCCCTCCGGCAACCAGCCCCAGTACGCCTCGCACCCGCCCTCCCTGCCGGCCACCAACCCCCAGTACCACAGTAACCACGGCAACCACGGCAACCACGGCAACCACGGCAACCACGGCAACCAGGGCATGGTCCACAGCGGACAGGCGGGCATGGGGACCCACACCAACCCGCGGCCCCAGAGCGCGCGCTGCCTCCTGCAGACCAAAGGGCAGAAGAGCATCGACGGCTTCCAGGACCAG atGTGCGTGCGGATAGAGAAGAACCCCGGTCTGGGTTTCAGTATCTCGGGGGGCATCAGCGGGCAGGGGAACCCCTTCAAGCCCTCCGACATG GGTATCTTTGTTACTAGGGTACAGCCTGACGGACCAGCCTCTGCCTCCCTGCGGCCGGGGGACAAGATCCTGCAG GCTAATGGACATAGTTTTTTACACATGGAGCACGAGACAGCCGTCTCTCTGCTGAAGAGCTTCCGGTGGGCGGTGGACTTGGTGGTTCTGAGGGACAGCAGCACATGCTAA